The Campylobacter sp. CN_NE2 genome contains a region encoding:
- a CDS encoding ABC transporter ATP-binding protein, which yields MSIIKATNLTTAFGEKTMHDNVSFSVNEAEIYGFLGGSGSGKTTLMKTLIYLKEPKSGKISMFDESDIWALNEKKRKQIQLKCGVMFQFGALYSSMSVLENVGVLLREYSDYSEKDINELSNFWIQKVGLKKEHAMLNPNELSGGMKKRVALARALALSPKILFLDEPNSGLDPLGARALDRLVCELRDSLGLTVVMVTHDVDSIFDILDRFLIIDNRKIAFEGDIKEIANLENNPLEELFKMRDRS from the coding sequence ATGAGCATTATCAAAGCTACAAATTTAACCACAGCTTTTGGCGAAAAAACAATGCACGACAATGTTAGTTTTAGCGTAAATGAAGCCGAAATTTACGGCTTTTTAGGTGGTAGCGGTAGCGGAAAGACAACGCTAATGAAAACGCTAATTTACTTAAAAGAGCCAAAAAGCGGTAAAATTTCAATGTTTGATGAGAGCGATATTTGGGCTTTAAATGAAAAAAAGCGAAAGCAAATTCAGCTAAAATGCGGTGTTATGTTTCAATTTGGAGCGCTTTATAGTTCTATGAGTGTCCTTGAAAATGTCGGTGTTTTGTTGCGTGAATATAGCGATTATAGCGAAAAAGATATAAATGAGTTATCGAATTTTTGGATTCAAAAAGTGGGTCTAAAAAAAGAACATGCTATGCTAAATCCAAACGAGCTAAGTGGCGGTATGAAAAAGCGAGTTGCCTTAGCAAGAGCCTTAGCATTAAGCCCCAAAATTTTATTTTTAGATGAGCCAAACTCGGGACTTGATCCGCTTGGTGCAAGAGCCCTTGATAGGCTAGTTTGTGAGTTAAGAGATAGTCTTGGTTTAACCGTTGTTATGGTTACGCATGATGTCGATAGCATTTTTGATATTTTGGATAGATTTTTGATTATCGATAACCGAAAAATCGCATTTGAAGGCGATATTAAAGAGATTGCAAATTTAGAAAATAATCCGCTTGAAGAGCTTTTTAAAATGCGAGATAGGAGTTAA
- a CDS encoding MlaD family protein, which translates to MENRSSYTIVGIFVMVCLAFFGAFMWWMATKTDPNEAYRSYFIHTKNLPTGIKENSEVRFLGVNAGIIKKIDFADVANGIIEIEASIKRKLPISKDSVAEIETQGLTGISHLNITRGSGELFAPNDEKPIIALDKTLLDKIGSKAEVITDSVGEMILKINTLMSQENIEKLNVTLANLEKFSANLQNDERFKNIDSIISNADKIVADLSQREKDLDEVLKNFNTFAKSATNFANAMNKTQSMMAKRIEQGDYNLKAILDPTLSEAKVTLIEFNRALREFQGALFRLEDNPYEFFFRDTKKEKR; encoded by the coding sequence TTGGAAAATAGAAGTTCATATACGATTGTGGGAATTTTTGTTATGGTTTGTTTAGCGTTTTTTGGGGCTTTTATGTGGTGGATGGCGACAAAAACAGATCCAAATGAAGCTTATAGATCATATTTTATTCATACAAAAAATTTACCAACGGGGATAAAAGAAAATAGCGAAGTGCGTTTTTTAGGCGTAAATGCAGGAATTATCAAAAAGATTGATTTTGCCGATGTCGCTAACGGCATTATCGAAATCGAAGCTTCGATTAAAAGAAAATTGCCTATTTCCAAAGATAGCGTTGCCGAAATAGAAACGCAGGGACTAACCGGAATTTCGCATTTAAATATAACTCGTGGTAGCGGGGAGCTTTTTGCTCCAAATGATGAAAAACCGATTATTGCGCTTGATAAAACGCTTTTAGATAAAATAGGCTCCAAAGCAGAAGTTATCACAGATAGTGTCGGCGAGATGATTTTAAAGATAAATACCTTAATGTCGCAAGAAAATATAGAAAAACTAAATGTAACTTTGGCAAATTTAGAAAAATTTAGTGCAAATTTACAAAACGACGAAAGATTTAAAAATATTGATAGTATTATCTCAAATGCCGATAAAATCGTGGCTGATTTAAGTCAGCGAGAGAAAGATTTAGACGAAGTGTTAAAAAATTTCAACACATTTGCAAAGTCGGCGACAAATTTCGCAAACGCTATGAATAAAACGCAAAGTATGATGGCAAAGCGAATCGAGCAGGGCGATTATAATTTAAAAGCGATTTTGGACCCGACTTTAAGTGAAGCAAAGGTTACTTTGATAGAATTCAATCGTGCATTAAGGGAATTTCAAGGGGCGTTATTTAGACTTGAAGATAACCCTTATGAATTCTTTTTTAGAGATACAAAAAAGGAAAAAAGATAG
- the ruvA gene encoding Holliday junction branch migration protein RuvA: protein MIVAIEGIITKKEPTNCVIKLSNGISYSVNISLNCSAKLEKNAKIELLITQIIREDANLLFGFLEADEQKMFEMLIKLSGIGASTAMAVCSSLSSESFSKAVISGDTATLTSVPGIGPKTARRIVAELGDAKLMEFSSGESYKNEAAMALESLGFKRDKINKVLSECSSTSTAELVKEALKKLA, encoded by the coding sequence ATGATAGTTGCGATTGAGGGCATTATAACAAAAAAAGAGCCAACAAACTGCGTGATAAAATTATCAAATGGCATAAGTTATAGTGTAAATATTTCATTAAATTGTAGTGCAAAACTCGAAAAAAATGCTAAAATAGAACTTTTAATAACTCAGATTATTAGAGAAGATGCAAATTTGCTTTTTGGTTTTTTAGAAGCAGACGAGCAAAAAATGTTTGAAATGCTTATAAAATTAAGCGGAATAGGCGCTAGCACAGCTATGGCTGTTTGTTCTAGTCTTAGTAGTGAGAGTTTTTCAAAAGCGGTTATTAGCGGCGATACCGCTACGCTAACTAGCGTTCCGGGCATTGGTCCAAAAACAGCTAGACGCATAGTGGCTGAGCTAGGAGACGCAAAATTAATGGAATTTTCTAGTGGCGAGAGTTATAAAAACGAAGCGGCAATGGCATTAGAAAGTTTGGGTTTTAAAAGAGATAAAATAAATAAGGTTTTGAGCGAGTGTTCTAGCACGAGTACGGCTGAACTTGTAAAAGAAGCGTTAAAAAAATTAGCTTGA